Within Eggerthella timonensis, the genomic segment TGCCTGTTCTCCAGCGCAGACGGCGAGGGACGCGCGAGCGACGCGCTCCGGGACATTTTGTTCGGCGACTGGACCGAAGAGGAACGCAAGCACCAAGCATACCTCGAGCAGCGACTCGAAGAAGCGAAGGCGCGCGGCTAGCTTCCCGGTTCCGGGTCGAACGAATCCACGAGATCGATGAGGTCCTGCTTCTTGTGCACGTCGAGCTTGGCGTAGATGCGCTTCGAGTGCATGCGTACGGTGTTCTCGGAGATCACGAGCTCTTCGGCGATGCGCACCACGGTCTTGCCGCGCACGATGTGCTCCATGACCTCGGCTTCGCGCGCGCTCAGCCGGAATTCCTGACGGATGCGCGCCACCTGTTTGGAGATACGATCCTGATAGACGGGCTCGCCGACGGCATGCTTGCGTGCGGGACGGGACGTTCCCTCCCGCCTGAAAGCGGCGTCGGGCAGCGGTCCCAATGACACGAGCTCGACGTCCGGCACTGAGCCCCGTACCCCTCGCAGCGCGCTGTGGAAGCCGCCTTGCCCGAAGAAGTACATGAATCCCAGCAGGTACCCGGCGCCGAGCGCCACCACGGCATGCGACGAGAGGCCTGGGATGGCCACCTGCCCCGCAAGCGTTCCGCCGATGAATCCCGCGTCGTGCAGGGCGTACACCACGCCGCCGAAGAACCCGTACACGAACACGGGGTTCGTCCCGTGGTCGCGCGACGACTGGGCGCACTGGATCATCATGAGCATGATGGTGACGCTGTACGCCGCGTACAGGATGGCCGCAAGCCAGCGAGCGTATACGTCGCCCAAAAACGGCAGCAGCACGAAACCGGTGATGATCACCGGAAACACGATGCGGAACAGCGAAACCACGTTGAGCCGGACGCTCTTGAATTGCCACAAGACAAGAAACGCGACCGCCGTGACCAGCGACGCGCCCATGGAAAGCGCGTTCACGAGCGAGCCTATGGAAGGGTCGTCGATGGCGAGCGCCCGGATGAGCCCCGCGCACAGCCCGAGCGACCCTACGCACAGCGCCGGGCGCGCAAGGGTGGAGATCGCCTGACGGTACACGTCCCTGTTCTTCTTCGGCACGTCTTCGAACATGGGTTGGTCGAAATTGATCTCGCGGCTCTTCAGCGATATCGCCAGCGCGAAAAACGGCATGATGACCAGCGGGATAAGGTACACGGTGACGGCGCGGGGGATGAGATGCAGCGCGAAGTACAGCACCGAGGCGTACGCGGTTCCCAGTATGAGGTCGTGGTTGCCCGTGTCGGAGTCCTGGCTGGCGAACAGGCGCTGCCACAGCATGTAGAACCCGGCCGACCCCACGCCGATGAACCCGCCGCCCGCGATGACGAGGGGCATCATCCATGCGTCCAGGTACATCGAGCCGATGAGGCAGAACCATCCCAGCAGATACGGCACGGCCGACAGCCTGACGATGAAAAATCGCGTGGGCCCGGGCATGTGGTACGAGCCCACCACGCTCAGGAAGAAGCAGCCGGCGAACACGAGCGACTGAACGAGGAAGAACCAGAACAGCGTTTGCGGCTCCTGCATCTTCATCGGCAGGAACGGGAACACGCCGCCCCATGCGCCGGCGGCGTTCACGGCAAGGAACGACGCGTAGCCGAACAGCGTGGTATTCGGTTTGAAAGCGCGCAGTACGGTCGCCGCGTTCATTATGATCCTCCCCTGGATGCGCATCCCCGGTCGTTAGAATTACCCTCGTCAGTATACCGAGACAACCTCAGGGCGGGGAATGATGATGTTCTCGCACTGCAAAGCTCTGAACAGGCTAAACGAAAAATGTACATATTTCATGTAACACGCGGACAAGCCGAGGAGCCTACAATGCGCGGTGTTTCGTCCATACGGAACGCATGAGCAGACGAGGGAATCAAGGAGGGATCATGACGAAAACGAAAGAGCATGCCGTTTCTCGCCGCACGTTCGTGAAAGGGTCGGCCCTAGCCGGATTGGGCGCGGCCGCGCTCGGCACGGGAACGCTGTTTGCGTGCTCGCCCCAATCGGAAAGCGCGGGCACCGAAGGAAGCGGCGCAACCGAGGCGGCCGACGAGCGCGTGGTATGGGGCCATTGCTCGGTCAACTGCGAAGGACGCTGCGCGCTGCGCCTGCACGTATCCAACGACGAAGTGACGTGGGTCGAAAGCGACAATACGGGCGACGACGTGTACGGCGACCATCAGATCCGCGCGTGCCTGCGCGGCCGCTCCATCCGCCGCTGGATCAACCACCCCGACCGCCTGAGCTATCCCATGAAGCGCGTCGGCAAGCGCGGCGAAGGCAAGTTTGAAGAGATCTCGTGGGATGAGGCCTACGACCTCATCGCCGAGAACTACCAGCGCATCCTCGACGAGTACGGTCCCGAGGCCATCTGGAACCACTACGCTTCGGGCGTGAACGCCAGCAACATCGGCTCGTTCCTCTCCCGTTTCATCAACATGAACGGCGGATGCCTCGGGCGCTACGGCAGCTACAGCTCCGCGCAGATTTCCGCGGCGCTGCCGTACCTGTACGGCAAGCGCGCCGCGAACTCGAACTCCGACATCGTGAACGCGAAGCTGGTCGTAATGTTCGGCGAGAACTCCGTCGAGACGAAGGCGGGCGGCGCCGGCCCCACCTACCATCTGGAGCAGGCGCTCGAGCAGGGCGGCGCGAAGGTCGTCGTCATCGACCCGCGTTACAGCGACACGGTTGCCACGCGCGCCGACCAGTGGGTCCCCATCCGTCCCGGCACCGACGCGGCGCTCGTGGACGCCATCGCGCACGTGTTGATCGAGGAAGACCTCGTGGACCACGATTTCCTGGCCACGTACTGCATCGGTTACGATGAGGATTCCATGCCCGAAAGCGCCCAGGGCCAGAACAAATCGTACCGGTCCTACATCATGGGCCAGGGCGAAGACGGGGTCGAGAAGACGCCGGAGTGGGCCGAGGGCATCACGGGCATCCCGGCCGACACCATCGTCGAGCTGGCCCGCGAGATCGGCACCGCCAAGCCGTGCGCCATCTACCAGGGCAAGGGCCCGCAGCGCCAGTCCAACGGCGAGCAGACCGCACGCGCCATCTGCATGCTGCCCGTCCTCACGGGCAACGTGGGCATCAGCGGCGGCAACACGGGCTCCGACCTTGACGGCTTCTACTTCTCGCCGTTCTCCGTTCCCTCTGACAAGAACCCGGTGGAGACGTCCATCGCGACGTTCACCTGGACCGACGCCATCGATCACGGCACCGAGATGACCAAGCTCGCCCACGGCGTGCGCGGCAAGGACAAGCTGGATGTGCCCATCAAGATGATCTTCAACTACGCCGGCAACACCATCACGAACCAGCACAGCGACATCAACCGCACGCACGAGATCCTGCAAGACGAGAGCAAATGCGAGTTCATCGTGGTGTGGGAGACGTTCATGACCGACTCAGCGAAGTACGCCGACGTGCTGCTGCCCGACCTCATGCCGGTGGAGCAGCCGAACTTCGTCTCCAACGACTACGCCGGCAACATGGGCTTCATCATAATGGGAGAGCCGGTGACGTCGCCGAAGTTCGAGCGCCGCACCCTCTACGCCGACCTGCGTGAGATCGCCAAGCGCATGGGCAACGAGGAGAAGTTCACGGAAGGACGCGACGAGGAGGCCTGGCTCAAGTACTGCTACGAAGAGGCCTGCAAGGAAGACGCCGACCTGCCCTCCTACGACGAGATGAAGCAGATGGGCGTGTACCGCCGCAAGGATCCGGACGGCCATCAGGTGGCGCTCAAGGACTTCCGCGACGATCCCGAGGCCAATCCGCTCAAGACACCGTCGGGCAAAATCGAGATCTACTCCGAGCAGCTGGCCGAGATCGCCGACACCTGGGAGTTGGCCGAAGGCGACATTATCCATCCTCTTCCCGTCTACACGCCGGGCGCCGAGGGCTGGGACGACCCGCTGCGCGAGACGTACCCGTTACAGATGCCGGGCTACCACTACAAGGCGCGCGCCCATTCATCCTACGGCTGCATTGACGTCCTCAAGCAGGCGAACCCGCAGGAGCTGTGGATGAACCCGCTCGATGCGACCGAGCGCGGCATCAAGGACGGCGACACGGTGCAGGTGTTCAACGACCGCGGAACGGTGGAGATCGTGGCGAAGGTCACGCCGCGCATCATGCCCGGCGTGGTGTCGATGGGCCAGGGCGCGTGGCACGACGCCGACATGTCCGGCAACAAGGTGGACAAGGGCGGCTGCATCAACACGCTCACCTCGCTTCGCCCCACGCCGCTGGCGAAGGCGAACCCGCAACACACCAATCTCGTCGAGGTCAAGAAGGCCTAAGGGGGTAGACCATGACTCAGTATGGATTTCATTTCGACGGCAAGCGCTGCACGGGTTGCAAAACGTGCGTCTTGGCCTGCAAGGATAACAAAGATCTGTCGCCCGAGCTGTCGTATCGCACGGTGTACGAGTACGGCGGCGGTTCGTGGAACCAGGTTGACGGGCTGTGGAGCAACGACGCGTTCAGCTATTATGTCTCCGTGGCGTGCAATCATTGCGACAGCCCGGCCTGCATGGCGAAGTGCCCGCAGGGGGCTATCTCGAAGGATCCCGACACCGGCATCGTGAACAACGATCCCGAGAAGTGCATCGGGTGCGGCACGTGCTCCATCACGTGCCCGTATAGCGCGCCGAAGGTGGATGAGGAAAAGAAGAAGGCGGTGCGCTGCGACCTGTGCGCCGACCGCGTGACGCAAGGCAAGCAGCCTATCTGCGTGGAAGCGTGCCCGCTGCGCGCGCTCGATTTCGGCGAGATTTCGGAGCTGCGGAAGAAGTACGGCGAGGTGGCGGCCGTGGCACCGCTGCCCAGCGCTGACGAGACGAAGCCGAACATCGTAATCACCGAACCGGTGAACGCGAAACCGGCTGGAGATACGACGGGATCGGTGCTCAACGAGCGCGAGATCGCGTAGAATCTTCTGAACGGAATCGAACGGGTGCCGCGCAGCTGGAACGCGCGGCACCCGAGGCGTCGCAAGGGGACGGGCGGCGCGTCGGCATGGCCGACGATCGGGGGAGGACGCGGTGGAGCAAGTCGGTTTCTACTTCAATGCGAAACGATGCACGGGCTGCAAGACGTGCATGCTCGCGTGCAAAGACTACCGCAATTTGGATGCTTCCGTGTCGTTTCGCCAGGTGTACGAGGTGGCAAGCGGCAGTTGGACACAAGACGAGCGCGGGTGCTGGACGCAAGACTGTTTTGCGTTCTACGTGTCGTCGGCGTGCAATCACTGCTCGAATCCTGCATGCATGGAGGTGTGCCCGACCGGCGCCATGGGCAAGAACGAGCAAGGACTCGTGAGCGTGGACGAGCATCGCTGCATCGGCTGCGGCTACTGCGCGCTGTCGTGCCCGTACCATGCGCCGAAGGTCGATCGCGGCGTGGGGCACAGCGTGAAGTGCGACGGGTGTCTCGACCGGGTGCGCGAAGGGCGCACCCCCGTCTGCGTGGAAGCGTGCCCGCTGCGCGCGCTCGACTTCGGACCGATCGCCGACTTACGGGCGCGTTACGGTTGGGCGGCCGACATGCCCCCGCTGCCCGACTCGTCGAAAACGGCTCCCAACCTGGTGCTGAACCTTCCCGTATGCCTTGAGGAACAGGCGGACCGGGTGCTTGCGGAAGGCTTGGTCCACAATGTACGCGAACTCGTGTGAGGGGAACAACTATGGATGCTCGAACCGATGAACGCCAGGCTCAGCTTGAGGCTATCGCGTTCGTGGGCGATACGCTCGCCCCGTTTTTCCTGCAAGACCCGGCAAAGGGCGACGCCGGCCCCGCCTTCGAGGCGATGGCCGCCCTCGACGCCGAGGCGGCCGCCGCCGAATGGCCCTTCGCCGACGAGGGGGAGGCGCGCGCCGCGCTCGGCCTCATGGCGGGCGGCCTTGCCGGCGGCTGCGGGGACGACGGCCTCGTGTGGGAGTACCGCCGCCTGTTCGTCGGCCCCGCGCCGAAGCCGGCCCCTCCCTGGGGCTCCGTGTACACCGACCGCGAGTGCGTCGTGTTCGGCGCGAGCACGCTCGAGCTGCGCCGCTGGATGCGCGAGCGCGGCATCGCGCGCCAGACGGACGACAAGGACCCCGAGGACCACATCGGCCTCATGCTCGCGCTCATGGCGTGGCTCGCGCGCGAGCGGCCTGCCGACCTGGACGCTTTCCTGCAGAAGCATCTGCTCACCTGGTCGTCGCACTTCCTCGACGAGCTCGCCGAGGCGGCCGCGCACCCGTTCTACGAAGGCCTCGCGCGCCTGACGAAGGCGTCGCTCGAAGGCATCCAGCAGGCGCGCGGGCTCGACGTGACCTATCCTCGCTTCTATCGGTAGGCGCATGCGATGACCGGGTTCGCCACCGCGTTCAACGAGATCACGCTCGTGCTGTTCACCACGCTGGCCCCATCGGGCGCGGTGGCGTACGCCATCATGGGCGCGGCGGCGCTGCGTGCGCGGGGCGACGAGCGCAAGCGGGTGAGCGGCGCGCTGCTCGTCCCCTTCCTCGTGACGCTCGTGGGGCTCGTGGCGTCGGCCACCCACCTGGGCAATCCCGACAACGCGTTGTACGTGTTCTCGCGCGTGGGCGCGAGCCCGCTGTCCAACGAGGTGTGCGCGGCCGTGCTGTTCTTGGGCGCGTCGGGCTCGCATTGGCTCTACCAGTTCGCCGAGCATGCGCGCCCGCGCGTGCAGAACGCGCTGCTGGGGGCTGCCATCGTCGCGTCGTTCGCATTCTTGGCCTCGGTGGCGTTCGCCTATGCCAGCAGAACGGTGATCACCTGGGACACGCCTTTCGTTCCCGTCGCACTGTGCCTGAACGCGCTGGTGGGCGGCCCGGTGCTGGCGCTCGCAGGCTTGCGGTTCTCGCGTTGGTCGCCGCTTGCGGGGCGTCCGGGCGGGGCGCTGCTTGCGCTTTCGCTGGCAGCCCTCGTGGCGAACGTGGCCGTGTACGCCGCCCAGGGCGCGAGCGTGCTGAGTATGCGGAACTACCTCGTATCGGTCGAACAGCTCGTGCCCGCCTACGGGGCGATGGTACTCGCTTTCTGCTTGCTAACGGCGGCGGGACTCGCAGTGGATGCAGCGGGGCTGCTGCGCGGGCGCGGCGTGTCGAAGGCGTCGGCTGCCACAGCGTCGGTGCTGGTGTTCGCCGGAATCTTCGTCATGCGATTCGCGTTCTACATGATGCACATGACCTACGGCATCAGCCTGTAACGTTGCAGGTATGGTACGCTGCTGGTAAAAGCATCTGGAGAAAAGGAACTTCGATGAGCACGCTGCAACCGACCACCACCGAGCGTCTTCGAGCGATGGGCGCCGCGATCGGACCGGATGTCATCGCGCTGAGGAGGCGTTTCCACCGCCATCCCGAGCTGAGCGGCAAGGAGCGATGGACGTCCGACGAGCTGTGTGCGCAGCTCGATGAACTGGGCATTCCGTACCAGCGCGTGGCGGGCACGGGCGTGGTAGCGTCCATTGCGGGCACCGCGTCGGGCGGTTGGCGAAAGTGCGTTGCGTTGCGGGCCGACATCGATGCGCTTCCCGTGACCGAGCAGACGGGCGCGCCCTACGCCTCCGCGTGCCCGGGTATCATGCATGCCTGCGGCCATGATTGCCACATGGCCATGATGTTGGGTGCCGCGCGCCTGCTGAACGACCTGCGCGACGAGCTGCGCGGCGAGGTGCGCGTGCTGTTCCAGCCGGCCGAGGAGATTTCCATCGGCTCCACCATGATGATGGACGCCGGCGCCCTCGACGGGGTGGACGCCATCTTCGGCGCGCATATCTGGAGCGAGCTCGACGCGGGCCTCGTCTCGTGCGAGCCGGGCCAGCGCATGGCGCACACCGACTGGTTCCGCATCGATATCGAAGGCGTGAGCGCGCACGGCTCCATGCCGCACAAGGGCGTGGACGCCATCGTGGTGGGCGCCGAGATGGTTACCGCGCTGCAGATCCTCGTGAGCCGCGACGTGTCGCCGTTCGAGCCGGTGGTGGTCACGGTGGGCGAGTTCCACGGCGGCGAGGCGCGCAACATCATGGCGGGGTCGGCCTACCTCACCGGCACGGTGCGCACGTGGAGCGACCGGCTGCGCGCCGAGGTGCCCGATCGCCTCGAGCGCATCGTGGGCAAGATCGCCCGCGCGTTTAATGCCGAGGCACGCTTCACGTTCGAGTCGGGCAACGCGGGTTTGGCGAACGACCCGGCCTGCGCCGAGCTGGCGCGTCGCGCCGTGGTGGAGGTGCTGGGCGAGGAAGCCGTCGGCTCGTATGAGGGCACGCTGTCGGGCGAGGACTTCAGCGAGTACTTGCGCCGAGTGCCGGGCGTGTTCGCGTTCATCGGCTGCCGCAATCCCGAGGTGGGCGCCGAGCATCCGCAGCACAGCTGCTACTACGAAGTGGACGAAAGCGTCCTGGTCAAAGGCAGCATGGTAGCCGCCCAATGGGCGCTGGACGCCCTGGCCGAGGAGTAGGGCGTGAATGCGGCAACTGTCTTCTATACCGTCGACGCTTTGCTCGGCTCGGCGGTGTTCGCGTTCGGCTTGTCGCGCGTGTTGCCTATGCGCTTTCCGTTGCTGTTCGGCATCGTGTTCGTGGGAACGGAAACGATGCTTAACGGCTTCGGTGCGGGTTTTGTGGACGTATGGGTTGGCGTCGCTCTGATTTTCGCCGTGCAATGCGCGCTCCCATTCTTCCTGTTTGAGGGAAGCGCGCCCGTGCGTGCAGTGACCGTGTTGGCGGCATTCGTGTGCGAGTCGTGCGCGATGCTCGTACTCTACGCCGTGTTCGCCCTGGTGACGGGCCAGGCTGTTCCCGAAAACGAGGGTGTGTACGTGCAGTTCGTTCTCGCGCACCTGTCTGCGTATGCGGTTTCTAGCGTAGTGAGCTGGCTCGTCCTTCTCCTGTTGCTGCGCTTTGTTTCGAGCGTTGCACGGCGCTTTGCAGGCATGGAGGGGAGCCGTCTTTCGTGGATATTCGCGGCGTTCGCGATGACCCACATCTTCCTGATGCTTGCGTTGGGCATTTCCATTGCCGCGGTTGATGCAAGTGCGCTGTCCCTATCGGTTGCGATTGCGGCGTGCGCCTTGTGTCTGGTGGCCGACATCCTGTTGTTCTCGTCGATGGACCGCGCGATGAGCGCTGAGAAGGATGGCGAGCGGGCGCGCATGCTTGACGCCGCCCTTGACGCGTGCCTCGCGCGCTGCGATGCGTTCGTCGTCGAGGTCGAGCAGACGGCGAAGATGCGCCACGACGTGCGCAACCAGGCGCATGCGGCCATGGCCCTCGCCGAGCGCGGCGAATTCTCGCGCGCTCGAGATCATATATCATCGTTTGTATCATGGTATGTATCGAAATGATCGGAAACTTGGCGGGGGGGGGGGCGTCATCGTATATAATCTCGTGAAGCGAAGCCCGCTTCGCCCTTCCTATCAGCCAAAAAAGACGTAAGCCGATGCCATGTACCAGGTTGTACTAGTAGAAGATGATGCCGCTCAAGCGGAGATCCTGTGCCGCATGGTCGGGCGTTCCCCGCGCGGCGGCGAGGTGGTCGTCGAACATATCTCCGACGCCGCATCTTTGGAGGCCCGCCTAGCGGAAGGCTCGCCCGTTGACGTCCTCATGATGGACATCGAGCTGGGATCGGAAGACGCGAACGGCATCGACCTGGTCAAGCGCCATTTCCCCGCCGGGTGCGGCACGCAGGTGATCTACGTCACCGGCTTCATCGAGTACTGCACGAGCGTGTATCGCACCGAGCACGTGTACTTCCTGGCAAAACCAGTTGCCCAGGACGACTTGGACGACGCGCTCGACCGTGCTTTCGAGCGGCTCACGGCGCGTGCGAACAAGCCGCTCAGCATTCGCTTCGGCGGCAAGGTGGTGCTGGTCGCGCCGGAGCAGATCGGCTATATCGAAAGCGATCGGCGCAAGGTCCGCATCCATGCGGGGACCGAAGATATCGAGGCGTACGCATCGTTGTCCGATCTCGCGGCCGAGCTGCCCGCTTCGTTCGTCCAATGTCACAAAAGCTTCCTCGTGAACATGGATCACGTCAAGGAGCTGAAAGGGGACAGCGTGATGCTCGCCTCGGGCGTGTCCGTCCCCGTCAGCCAAAAACGCCGCAAGCTCGTGCGCGAGGCAATTTTCGCGCACATCCAGTCCAAGCTGTAGGGGACGCGCTTCTGCATGCCCGATAGCCTTATCGACATCGCCGGGGTTCTGCCCGCTCAAATTGTCTTTGCTTATGCGTTGTCAAAGATGCTCGTCATTCGCAGTCTTCCCGTCTATTGGGTGTTGTACCTGGGGCTCGTATTGCTCGTGACAGGTTTGCGATCGCACATGGACTTCGGGTTCAGGCCAATCGCATCCGTGCTGATGTCGCTCACCTTCTTGGTCATGTCGAAGGGCAGC encodes:
- a CDS encoding helix-turn-helix transcriptional regulator, whose translation is MNAATVLRAFKPNTTLFGYASFLAVNAAGAWGGVFPFLPMKMQEPQTLFWFFLVQSLVFAGCFFLSVVGSYHMPGPTRFFIVRLSAVPYLLGWFCLIGSMYLDAWMMPLVIAGGGFIGVGSAGFYMLWQRLFASQDSDTGNHDLILGTAYASVLYFALHLIPRAVTVYLIPLVIMPFFALAISLKSREINFDQPMFEDVPKKNRDVYRQAISTLARPALCVGSLGLCAGLIRALAIDDPSIGSLVNALSMGASLVTAVAFLVLWQFKSVRLNVVSLFRIVFPVIITGFVLLPFLGDVYARWLAAILYAAYSVTIMLMMIQCAQSSRDHGTNPVFVYGFFGGVVYALHDAGFIGGTLAGQVAIPGLSSHAVVALGAGYLLGFMYFFGQGGFHSALRGVRGSVPDVELVSLGPLPDAAFRREGTSRPARKHAVGEPVYQDRISKQVARIRQEFRLSAREAEVMEHIVRGKTVVRIAEELVISENTVRMHSKRIYAKLDVHKKQDLIDLVDSFDPEPGS
- a CDS encoding DMSO/selenate family reductase complex A subunit, with translation MTKTKEHAVSRRTFVKGSALAGLGAAALGTGTLFACSPQSESAGTEGSGATEAADERVVWGHCSVNCEGRCALRLHVSNDEVTWVESDNTGDDVYGDHQIRACLRGRSIRRWINHPDRLSYPMKRVGKRGEGKFEEISWDEAYDLIAENYQRILDEYGPEAIWNHYASGVNASNIGSFLSRFINMNGGCLGRYGSYSSAQISAALPYLYGKRAANSNSDIVNAKLVVMFGENSVETKAGGAGPTYHLEQALEQGGAKVVVIDPRYSDTVATRADQWVPIRPGTDAALVDAIAHVLIEEDLVDHDFLATYCIGYDEDSMPESAQGQNKSYRSYIMGQGEDGVEKTPEWAEGITGIPADTIVELAREIGTAKPCAIYQGKGPQRQSNGEQTARAICMLPVLTGNVGISGGNTGSDLDGFYFSPFSVPSDKNPVETSIATFTWTDAIDHGTEMTKLAHGVRGKDKLDVPIKMIFNYAGNTITNQHSDINRTHEILQDESKCEFIVVWETFMTDSAKYADVLLPDLMPVEQPNFVSNDYAGNMGFIIMGEPVTSPKFERRTLYADLREIAKRMGNEEKFTEGRDEEAWLKYCYEEACKEDADLPSYDEMKQMGVYRRKDPDGHQVALKDFRDDPEANPLKTPSGKIEIYSEQLAEIADTWELAEGDIIHPLPVYTPGAEGWDDPLRETYPLQMPGYHYKARAHSSYGCIDVLKQANPQELWMNPLDATERGIKDGDTVQVFNDRGTVEIVAKVTPRIMPGVVSMGQGAWHDADMSGNKVDKGGCINTLTSLRPTPLAKANPQHTNLVEVKKA
- a CDS encoding DMSO/selenate family reductase complex B subunit translates to MTQYGFHFDGKRCTGCKTCVLACKDNKDLSPELSYRTVYEYGGGSWNQVDGLWSNDAFSYYVSVACNHCDSPACMAKCPQGAISKDPDTGIVNNDPEKCIGCGTCSITCPYSAPKVDEEKKKAVRCDLCADRVTQGKQPICVEACPLRALDFGEISELRKKYGEVAAVAPLPSADETKPNIVITEPVNAKPAGDTTGSVLNEREIA
- a CDS encoding DMSO/selenate family reductase complex B subunit: MEQVGFYFNAKRCTGCKTCMLACKDYRNLDASVSFRQVYEVASGSWTQDERGCWTQDCFAFYVSSACNHCSNPACMEVCPTGAMGKNEQGLVSVDEHRCIGCGYCALSCPYHAPKVDRGVGHSVKCDGCLDRVREGRTPVCVEACPLRALDFGPIADLRARYGWAADMPPLPDSSKTAPNLVLNLPVCLEEQADRVLAEGLVHNVRELV
- the dmsD gene encoding Tat proofreading chaperone DmsD, which codes for MDARTDERQAQLEAIAFVGDTLAPFFLQDPAKGDAGPAFEAMAALDAEAAAAEWPFADEGEARAALGLMAGGLAGGCGDDGLVWEYRRLFVGPAPKPAPPWGSVYTDRECVVFGASTLELRRWMRERGIARQTDDKDPEDHIGLMLALMAWLARERPADLDAFLQKHLLTWSSHFLDELAEAAAHPFYEGLARLTKASLEGIQQARGLDVTYPRFYR
- a CDS encoding dimethyl sulfoxide reductase anchor subunit family protein, coding for MTGFATAFNEITLVLFTTLAPSGAVAYAIMGAAALRARGDERKRVSGALLVPFLVTLVGLVASATHLGNPDNALYVFSRVGASPLSNEVCAAVLFLGASGSHWLYQFAEHARPRVQNALLGAAIVASFAFLASVAFAYASRTVITWDTPFVPVALCLNALVGGPVLALAGLRFSRWSPLAGRPGGALLALSLAALVANVAVYAAQGASVLSMRNYLVSVEQLVPAYGAMVLAFCLLTAAGLAVDAAGLLRGRGVSKASAATASVLVFAGIFVMRFAFYMMHMTYGISL
- a CDS encoding amidohydrolase — protein: MSTLQPTTTERLRAMGAAIGPDVIALRRRFHRHPELSGKERWTSDELCAQLDELGIPYQRVAGTGVVASIAGTASGGWRKCVALRADIDALPVTEQTGAPYASACPGIMHACGHDCHMAMMLGAARLLNDLRDELRGEVRVLFQPAEEISIGSTMMMDAGALDGVDAIFGAHIWSELDAGLVSCEPGQRMAHTDWFRIDIEGVSAHGSMPHKGVDAIVVGAEMVTALQILVSRDVSPFEPVVVTVGEFHGGEARNIMAGSAYLTGTVRTWSDRLRAEVPDRLERIVGKIARAFNAEARFTFESGNAGLANDPACAELARRAVVEVLGEEAVGSYEGTLSGEDFSEYLRRVPGVFAFIGCRNPEVGAEHPQHSCYYEVDESVLVKGSMVAAQWALDALAEE
- a CDS encoding LytR/AlgR family response regulator transcription factor, with protein sequence MYQVVLVEDDAAQAEILCRMVGRSPRGGEVVVEHISDAASLEARLAEGSPVDVLMMDIELGSEDANGIDLVKRHFPAGCGTQVIYVTGFIEYCTSVYRTEHVYFLAKPVAQDDLDDALDRAFERLTARANKPLSIRFGGKVVLVAPEQIGYIESDRRKVRIHAGTEDIEAYASLSDLAAELPASFVQCHKSFLVNMDHVKELKGDSVMLASGVSVPVSQKRRKLVREAIFAHIQSKL